Proteins from one Bradyrhizobium amphicarpaeae genomic window:
- a CDS encoding MarR family winged helix-turn-helix transcriptional regulator, translated as MDLLDFHGVRSLDLRLRNWYQMLLSPEFDMDQPSRKNFPGGSTDGTRVMRHPSVARGNAAKATAAQDGVELDLQRYFPYRLARLAEQVSLAVAEVYSERFALTRQEWRVLAILGMRSAIATKEIGPLTTLDKMQVSRAVQGLESRGIASRKHYPDDRRELIVALTPAGRALYRKIVPYALARETKLLGALTAEEVVVLDRVMRKLSAALA; from the coding sequence ATGGATCTTCTCGATTTTCATGGCGTTCGCTCCCTGGATCTGCGGTTGCGAAATTGGTATCAGATGTTACTATCTCCTGAATTTGATATGGATCAACCGTCTCGGAAGAATTTTCCGGGCGGATCGACGGACGGGACTCGCGTGATGAGACATCCGAGCGTGGCGCGCGGGAATGCAGCCAAGGCCACAGCGGCGCAGGATGGCGTCGAGCTGGACCTGCAGCGATATTTTCCGTACCGGCTGGCGCGCCTCGCCGAGCAGGTGTCGCTGGCGGTGGCCGAGGTCTATTCCGAGCGCTTCGCGCTGACGCGGCAGGAATGGCGCGTGCTTGCCATTCTCGGCATGCGTTCAGCGATCGCGACCAAGGAGATCGGCCCGCTGACGACGCTCGACAAGATGCAGGTCAGCCGTGCCGTGCAAGGCCTGGAGTCGCGCGGCATCGCCAGCCGCAAGCATTACCCCGACGACCGGCGCGAGCTGATCGTCGCGCTGACCCCGGCCGGTCGCGCGCTTTATCGCAAGATCGTGCCCTACGCATTGGCGCGGGAGACGAAGCTGCTTGGGGCGCTGACCG
- a CDS encoding VOC family protein, which yields MKIEKIHHVAYRCVDAKATVEFYKTVMNMDLLGAIAEDRVPSTKAPDPYMHIFLDAGNGNILAFFELPNSPPMGRDPNTPEWTQHIAFQVKDLAELEEAKARAEAAGLDVVGVTDHTIFKSIYFRDPSGHRLEIAAWTATPEQIDRMKSVAHEMVEEWSRTKRPPRHTAWMHEKEFADAH from the coding sequence ATGAAAATCGAGAAGATCCATCACGTCGCCTATCGCTGCGTCGACGCCAAGGCGACCGTCGAGTTCTACAAGACCGTCATGAACATGGATCTTCTCGGCGCCATTGCCGAGGACCGGGTGCCTTCGACCAAGGCGCCCGATCCCTACATGCACATTTTCCTCGACGCCGGGAACGGCAACATCCTCGCCTTCTTCGAGCTGCCGAACTCGCCGCCGATGGGCCGCGATCCCAACACGCCGGAATGGACCCAGCACATCGCCTTCCAGGTCAAGGACCTTGCCGAGCTCGAAGAGGCCAAGGCGCGCGCGGAGGCTGCCGGCCTCGACGTCGTCGGCGTCACCGACCACACCATCTTCAAGTCGATCTATTTCCGCGACCCCAGCGGGCATCGCCTGGAGATCGCGGCCTGGACCGCGACACCCGAGCAGATCGACCGCATGAAATCGGTCGCGCACGAAATGGTCGAGGAATGGTCACGCACCAAGCGTCCGCCGCGCCATACCGCCTGGATGCACGAGAAGGAATTCGCGGACGCGCATTGA
- a CDS encoding FAD-dependent oxidoreductase, whose protein sequence is MTSYIYPKFGYRRSQEQSEGIVKRHPIVVIGAGPIGLTAALDCAARGQPVVVLDDNDTVSIGSRAVCYAKRPLEIWDRLGCAAPMVERGVSWNVGKVFFQDQMSYQFDLLPEAGHQWPAMINLQQYHLEEMLVAKCRANPLIDLRWKHRLISLKQDADHAVLAVETPDGIFTMEAQWVIACDGANSDVRKMVGAEFTGQFFQDRFLIADVAMKADFPTERWFWFDPPFHRGQSVLLHRQADNLWRIDFQLGWEADPDEEKRPERVIPRIRAMLGEDTEFVLEWVSIYQFACRRIDNFRQGRVLFAGDAAHQVSPFGARGANTGVQDIDNLAWKLAMVLRGEASEALLDSYHEERAYAADDNILNSTRATDFITPKTKASRYFRDAALELARHHGFARPLVNSGRLSTPTPYVTSALNTPDDDAMTGGVRPGTNAADAPITADGKPGWFLHCLGDAFTVMVFGKETDKTEIAVGPLKAKLIVVGRDIADPSGLLAERYGASPGTTYLFRPDQYVAARWTGFDEAGIADAMLRASGHDIAGQKELAA, encoded by the coding sequence ATGACGAGCTACATCTATCCGAAGTTCGGCTATCGGCGTTCCCAGGAGCAGTCCGAGGGGATCGTGAAGCGGCATCCGATCGTGGTGATCGGCGCGGGTCCCATCGGCCTGACCGCGGCGCTCGACTGCGCGGCGCGCGGCCAGCCGGTCGTGGTGCTCGACGACAACGACACCGTCTCGATCGGCTCGCGCGCGGTCTGTTACGCCAAGCGTCCGCTCGAAATCTGGGACCGCCTCGGTTGCGCGGCGCCCATGGTCGAGCGCGGCGTCAGCTGGAACGTCGGCAAGGTCTTCTTCCAGGACCAGATGTCCTACCAGTTCGATCTGTTGCCCGAGGCCGGCCACCAATGGCCGGCCATGATCAATCTGCAGCAATATCATCTGGAAGAAATGCTGGTCGCCAAATGCAGGGCCAACCCGCTGATCGATCTGCGCTGGAAGCATCGCCTGATCAGCCTCAAGCAGGATGCCGACCATGCGGTGCTGGCGGTGGAGACGCCCGACGGCATCTTCACCATGGAAGCGCAATGGGTGATTGCCTGCGACGGGGCCAATTCCGACGTGCGCAAGATGGTCGGCGCCGAGTTCACGGGACAGTTCTTCCAGGACCGATTCCTGATCGCCGACGTCGCCATGAAGGCGGATTTCCCGACCGAGCGCTGGTTCTGGTTCGACCCGCCGTTCCACCGCGGCCAGTCCGTGCTGCTGCACCGGCAGGCCGACAATCTGTGGCGCATCGACTTCCAGCTCGGCTGGGAAGCCGACCCCGATGAGGAAAAAAGGCCGGAGCGGGTGATTCCGCGCATCCGCGCCATGCTCGGCGAGGACACCGAGTTCGTGCTCGAATGGGTCTCGATCTATCAGTTCGCCTGCCGGCGCATCGACAATTTCCGCCAGGGCCGGGTGCTGTTCGCGGGCGATGCCGCGCACCAGGTCTCGCCGTTCGGCGCGCGCGGCGCCAATACCGGCGTCCAGGACATCGACAATCTCGCCTGGAAACTCGCGATGGTGTTGCGCGGCGAAGCGTCGGAAGCGCTGCTCGACAGCTATCACGAGGAGCGCGCCTATGCCGCCGACGACAACATCCTGAACTCGACGCGCGCCACCGACTTCATCACGCCGAAGACGAAAGCGAGCCGTTATTTCCGTGACGCCGCGCTGGAGCTCGCCCGGCATCACGGCTTTGCGCGACCTCTGGTCAACAGCGGCCGTCTCTCGACGCCGACGCCCTATGTGACGTCGGCGCTCAACACCCCCGATGACGACGCGATGACGGGCGGCGTGCGGCCTGGCACCAATGCCGCCGATGCGCCGATCACGGCGGATGGCAAGCCCGGCTGGTTCCTCCATTGCCTCGGCGACGCATTCACGGTCATGGTTTTCGGCAAGGAGACCGACAAGACCGAGATCGCGGTGGGTCCGCTCAAAGCGAAGCTCATCGTCGTCGGCCGCGACATCGCCGACCCCTCCGGCCTGCTTGCCGAGCGTTACGGCGCTTCGCCCGGGACCACCTACCTCTTCCGCCCCGATCAATATGTCGCCGCACGCTGGACCGGATTCGACGAGGCGGGGATCGCGGATGCGATGTTGCGGGCCTCCGGGCACGACATCGCCGGACAAAAGGAGCTGGCGGCATGA
- a CDS encoding DUF2783 domain-containing protein codes for MTLNLSPNIADPDDFYAELINSQRDLDEEQALRMNARLILLLANHIGDRKVLTEAIGCARTGGG; via the coding sequence ATGACGCTCAATTTGTCCCCCAACATCGCCGATCCCGACGATTTCTATGCCGAGCTGATCAACAGCCAGCGTGACCTCGACGAGGAGCAGGCGCTGCGCATGAACGCGCGGCTGATCCTGCTGCTCGCCAATCACATCGGCGACCGCAAGGTGCTCACGGAAGCGATCGGCTGCGCCCGTACCGGCGGCGGCTAG
- a CDS encoding heavy metal translocating P-type ATPase — protein MSFDRVLRWALVAIAIAGLTAGALARAAGRPDLADLAWALGTAPVIAGLAVSIVRDLLSGRVGVDAIALLSMSAALALGQPLAGAVVALMYSGGNVLEEIAVARAEHDLRSLVDRAPRQVHRKSGERIEDAPVEDVAVGEELLVKAGEIVPVDGVVASASATIDESTVTGEPIPVEKTRGTAVLSGSLNAGETFQLTVTAVASESTYAGIVRMVTAAQTAKAPFVRMADRYALIFLPLTLVIAFVAWRISGDLTRSLAVLVAATPCPLILAAPVAFIAGVAQAARRGILAKGGSALESLARAHTVLFDKTGTLTVGGARLLSVEVAPGEDPDEVLRLGASLEQASHHVLAKAVVAAALDRGLKLEPPEQVKEIMGSGLGGQIGGRHVVAGSREMLLSHAELSPWELRAIRRASWRSALIVFVAVDGRLIGALLLADELRADTPRAIRLLRDAGIARMVMVTGDRAAAAQAIGAALDLDAVLADRVPADKVEAVRSEQRLHPTIMVGDGINDAPALAMADTGIALGARGASASSEAADVVILTDRLDRVGEAIIIAQRTRRIALQSIFAGMGLSLVAMVAAAFGWLDPVPAAIVQEVIDVAVILNALRALKPPLVWSGPRLTAEQGLTLHHDHQALLRDLDRLRQIVDALDDAVPESVAALIGEADRLVQSSVVMHEREDEDSVYPKLTEVLRDRHGLSAMSRAHREILHLARLLARIAEDLPSEKIDRYLVRDAQRVIEAIETLVRMHTAQEEDIYEAVAA, from the coding sequence ATGTCGTTTGATCGGGTCCTGCGATGGGCTCTGGTTGCGATCGCAATCGCAGGATTGACTGCGGGTGCTCTCGCGCGAGCCGCGGGCCGGCCTGATCTCGCCGACCTCGCGTGGGCGCTCGGCACGGCGCCCGTGATTGCGGGATTGGCGGTCTCGATCGTCAGGGATCTCTTGAGCGGCCGCGTCGGCGTGGACGCGATCGCGCTGCTGTCGATGAGTGCGGCCCTGGCGCTCGGACAGCCGCTCGCCGGCGCCGTGGTCGCGCTGATGTACTCCGGCGGCAACGTGCTGGAGGAGATCGCGGTCGCACGGGCGGAGCATGATCTGCGCTCGCTGGTTGATCGGGCGCCGCGGCAAGTGCATCGCAAATCCGGCGAGCGGATCGAGGATGCTCCGGTCGAGGACGTCGCGGTCGGTGAAGAGCTTTTGGTCAAGGCCGGCGAAATCGTACCGGTCGACGGTGTCGTTGCGTCGGCCTCTGCCACCATCGACGAATCTACGGTGACCGGCGAACCGATTCCGGTGGAGAAGACGCGCGGAACCGCCGTTCTTTCCGGTTCTCTGAACGCGGGCGAGACCTTCCAATTGACCGTGACGGCGGTGGCCAGCGAGAGTACTTACGCCGGCATCGTGCGCATGGTGACTGCGGCGCAGACTGCGAAAGCCCCCTTCGTGCGGATGGCCGACCGCTATGCGCTGATATTTCTGCCGCTGACACTCGTCATCGCCTTCGTGGCATGGCGCATCTCCGGCGACTTGACCCGCAGCCTTGCCGTGCTGGTGGCGGCGACGCCTTGCCCCCTGATTCTGGCCGCACCCGTCGCCTTCATCGCCGGGGTGGCGCAGGCGGCCCGCCGCGGCATCCTGGCCAAGGGCGGGAGCGCGCTGGAGTCGCTGGCCCGTGCGCACACCGTGCTGTTCGACAAGACCGGGACCCTGACGGTGGGCGGAGCACGGTTGCTGTCCGTCGAAGTCGCGCCGGGCGAGGATCCGGATGAGGTCCTCAGGCTCGGAGCGTCGCTCGAGCAAGCGTCGCATCACGTGCTTGCGAAGGCCGTCGTTGCCGCGGCCCTCGATCGCGGGCTCAAGCTGGAGCCCCCCGAACAAGTCAAGGAGATCATGGGGTCCGGCCTCGGCGGCCAGATCGGCGGACGCCACGTCGTGGCGGGCTCGCGAGAGATGCTTCTCTCGCATGCCGAGCTGTCGCCATGGGAGTTGCGGGCGATAAGACGTGCCTCGTGGCGCTCGGCGCTGATCGTCTTCGTCGCGGTGGACGGCCGCCTGATCGGTGCACTGCTGCTGGCCGACGAGTTGCGGGCCGACACGCCACGCGCGATCCGGCTGCTGCGCGACGCCGGCATCGCGCGGATGGTGATGGTCACCGGTGATCGCGCCGCAGCGGCGCAGGCCATCGGAGCGGCGCTCGATCTCGATGCCGTGCTGGCTGACCGCGTCCCTGCGGACAAGGTCGAAGCGGTGCGGAGCGAGCAGCGGCTGCATCCGACCATCATGGTCGGCGACGGCATCAATGACGCCCCGGCGCTGGCCATGGCTGATACCGGAATCGCGCTCGGCGCGCGTGGTGCAAGCGCCTCCTCCGAGGCGGCAGATGTGGTGATTCTCACGGACCGGCTGGATCGGGTCGGCGAAGCGATCATCATCGCGCAGCGGACGCGGCGCATTGCCCTGCAGAGCATCTTCGCCGGGATGGGATTGTCGTTGGTCGCCATGGTCGCGGCGGCCTTTGGCTGGCTCGATCCCGTGCCCGCCGCGATTGTCCAGGAGGTGATCGATGTCGCCGTCATCCTGAACGCGCTGCGGGCGCTCAAGCCGCCCCTCGTCTGGAGTGGTCCGCGCCTCACCGCAGAGCAGGGACTTACGTTGCATCATGATCATCAGGCCTTGCTCAGGGATCTCGACCGCTTGCGCCAGATCGTCGATGCGCTCGACGACGCGGTGCCCGAATCCGTCGCTGCCTTGATCGGCGAGGCCGACCGGCTGGTCCAGAGCAGCGTCGTGATGCACGAACGCGAGGATGAAGACAGCGTCTATCCGAAGCTCACGGAGGTGCTGCGCGACCGCCACGGGCTCTCCGCCATGAGCCGCGCGCATCGCGAGATCCTGCATCTCGCGCGGTTGCTCGCCCGGATCGCGGAGGACCTGCCGTCCGAGAAGATCGATCGCTACCTCGTTCGCGACGCCCAGCGGGTGATCGAGGCGATCGAAACGCTGGTGCGCATGCACACGGCCCAGGAGGAAGATATCTACGAGGCCGTCGCCGCATAG